In a genomic window of Cuculus canorus isolate bCucCan1 chromosome Z, bCucCan1.pri, whole genome shotgun sequence:
- the CCL21 gene encoding C-C motif chemokine 21 — MALRLLLPLLLLAAVHFIAQAQGIGTSASDCCLKTSQRAIPSNWVKSYSLQGPESGCMLRAVVFTTKKNKKICASPADSAVQKLMQDLDKRVKKDKKKGQSPRPRGRSKRQRRQ, encoded by the exons ATGGCTCTGCGCCTCCTCTTGccactgctcctgctggctgctgtCCACTTCATCGCCCAGGCTCAAG GCATTGGCACCTCAGCCTCAGACTGCTGCCTGAAGACCAGTCAGAGAGCCATTCCCAGCAACTGGGTGAAATCCTACAGCCTCCAGGGACCTGAGTCAGGATGCATGCTGCGTGCTGTCGT GTTTACcaccaagaaaaacaagaaaatctgcGCCTCTCCCGCTGACTCTGCTGTCCAGAAGTTAATGCAGGACCTGGACAAGAGGGtcaagaaggacaagaagaaggGACAGTCCCCACGTCCCAGGGGCAGATCCAAGCGGCAAAGGAGACAGTAG